A region from the Methanomassiliicoccales archaeon genome encodes:
- a CDS encoding MTH1187 family thiamine-binding protein encodes MIAEFSIVPIGKGESLSGFVAECIKIVKESGIKYQLTPMCTILEGEYDDVMEVIKKCHMKIMSMCDRALTSIKIDDRKGRKDAMTEKVRSVREKLE; translated from the coding sequence ATGATCGCCGAATTCAGTATTGTTCCAATAGGAAAGGGAGAGAGTCTGAGTGGGTTCGTGGCCGAATGTATCAAGATCGTGAAGGAGAGCGGCATTAAATATCAGCTCACACCGATGTGCACAATCCTCGAGGGCGAATACGACGATGTCATGGAAGTCATCAAGAAATGTCACATGAAGATTATGAGCATGTGCGATCGGGCACTGACATCTATCAAGATCGATGATAGGAAAGGACGGAAAGACGCGATGACTGAAAAAGTGAGAAGTGTTAGAGAGAAGCTCGAGTAA
- the wecB gene encoding UDP-N-acetylglucosamine 2-epimerase (non-hydrolyzing): MKIASIIGARPQFIKIAPLKDEISKRHEHLLIHTGQHYDYEMSKVFFEELNIPDPDYHLGIGSGSHANQTGRMLMAIEDVLLKEKPELVIVYGDTNSTLAGALASAKLLIPVAHVEAGLRSFNMKMPEEVNRVVTDHISSIFLCPSDTAAQNLAREGIVERVHVVGDTMIQCLMDVEQKLSKSFLQNFGVTENDYILATIHRQENADVKERLVAILRALSKCGMKVLLPLHPRTAKNIRLWGLEDLIASSGNVKILPPLNFITFTSLEKYARKVVTDSGGVQKEAYYFGVPCITVREETEWVETVRDGWNVLVGADEEKILHAIHSAKPKTSRITNYGDRNVAQRIVESLEKDVQGLC, from the coding sequence ATGAAGATCGCCTCGATCATTGGTGCGCGACCTCAATTCATCAAGATTGCACCGCTTAAAGACGAAATCTCGAAAAGGCACGAACATCTCCTGATCCATACTGGGCAGCATTATGATTACGAGATGAGCAAAGTCTTCTTTGAGGAACTCAACATCCCCGATCCTGATTACCATCTAGGGATCGGCTCAGGAAGTCACGCCAACCAAACTGGAAGAATGCTCATGGCGATCGAGGATGTCCTCCTCAAGGAGAAACCGGAACTCGTGATCGTTTACGGTGACACAAATTCAACACTTGCTGGTGCCCTCGCCTCAGCGAAACTATTGATTCCAGTCGCACATGTGGAGGCGGGTTTGCGATCTTTCAATATGAAGATGCCTGAGGAAGTTAACAGGGTTGTCACCGACCACATCTCTTCAATATTTTTATGTCCAAGTGATACTGCCGCACAGAATCTTGCTCGAGAAGGCATAGTCGAAAGGGTTCATGTCGTTGGAGATACGATGATCCAATGCTTAATGGACGTTGAACAAAAACTCTCGAAGTCATTCCTTCAGAACTTTGGAGTCACCGAGAACGATTACATTCTCGCAACGATACACCGGCAGGAAAATGCGGATGTGAAAGAGAGGCTTGTGGCGATCCTCAGAGCGCTTTCGAAATGTGGAATGAAGGTTTTGTTGCCGCTCCATCCGCGAACAGCAAAGAATATTCGGTTATGGGGCCTGGAAGATTTGATTGCATCATCTGGAAATGTAAAGATTTTGCCCCCGCTGAATTTCATCACGTTCACATCCCTTGAGAAATATGCGAGGAAAGTTGTCACTGATTCTGGTGGCGTTCAAAAAGAAGCATACTATTTCGGCGTCCCATGCATCACCGTAAGGGAAGAAACCGAATGGGTCGAGACGGTGAGAGATGGTTGGAACGTGCTCGTTGGTGCTGACGAAGAGAAAATTCTCCACGCAATCCACAGTGCGAAACCTAAGACATCGAGAATAACGAATTATGGTGATAGGAACGTCGCGCAACGCATCGTTGAGTCGCTCGAGAAAGACGTCCAAGGGCTATGCTAA
- the serA gene encoding phosphoglycerate dehydrogenase: MKILVTDEISKEGLEILRRDSSVEVDIRPNISHEELMKIIHEYDGIIIRSGTKITRDVIDAGKNLKVIGRAGVGVDNVDVEYATMKGILVMNTPSANIISAAEHTMAMILALARNIVWADASLKSGKWERGKFTGIELSGKTLAIIGIGRVGAEVAKRAKAFQMRLVGYDPFISPETAVKVGVRLLPLEKALEEADIVTIHAPLTPSTYHLIGKDQINLMKPTALLVNCARGGIVDEEALYEALKTRRIAGAALDVFEKEPPIGSKLLELPNIVTTPHLGASTREAQERVSLEMAEHVKLFLTEHKITNAVNAPIGRIEQKIIPFISVAEKLGAFAFQLVDGPIRRIEVSYSGELATLDTKMLTISALIGVLSNITGENTNIINAQVIAKEKGIQVIESRVEETSQYFNTINVRIHSDGIKREVRGTAFPANEPRLLGIDSFDVDLPLEGDFLMTTHNDVPGVIGKVGTILGSRGINIARMGVGRESRGGRALMLLTVDDPVPSEVLNEVKKLGEFHEVRYIALSKLKPKEYMIF; this comes from the coding sequence ATGAAGATACTCGTTACTGATGAGATTTCAAAGGAAGGGCTTGAAATACTGCGCCGAGACTCGAGTGTTGAGGTTGATATTAGGCCGAATATTAGCCACGAGGAACTCATGAAGATCATACATGAGTATGATGGGATTATTATCAGAAGCGGCACGAAGATCACGAGGGATGTAATCGATGCTGGCAAGAATCTCAAAGTCATTGGTCGTGCGGGCGTCGGCGTCGATAATGTCGACGTCGAGTATGCGACAATGAAAGGCATTCTAGTCATGAATACCCCATCAGCCAACATCATCTCGGCGGCTGAGCATACAATGGCAATGATTCTGGCGCTGGCGAGGAATATTGTGTGGGCTGACGCCTCATTAAAGAGCGGAAAATGGGAGAGGGGTAAGTTTACAGGCATTGAACTTAGTGGAAAGACTTTGGCGATTATCGGTATTGGTCGGGTCGGCGCAGAGGTGGCAAAGCGCGCCAAAGCATTTCAGATGAGGTTAGTCGGATACGATCCCTTTATCTCGCCTGAAACTGCAGTAAAAGTTGGCGTTCGGCTATTGCCGCTCGAGAAGGCGCTTGAAGAGGCTGATATCGTCACGATCCACGCACCGTTGACCCCATCAACATATCATCTGATCGGCAAGGATCAGATCAATCTCATGAAGCCAACGGCACTGCTTGTCAACTGTGCAAGAGGGGGCATTGTCGATGAAGAAGCCCTTTATGAGGCGCTGAAAACGAGGAGGATCGCTGGTGCGGCGCTTGATGTTTTCGAAAAGGAGCCACCGATCGGTTCAAAACTCCTTGAACTACCCAATATCGTCACGACACCGCATCTCGGTGCGTCAACGAGGGAAGCTCAAGAAAGAGTTTCACTTGAAATGGCAGAGCATGTGAAGCTCTTTTTGACTGAACATAAGATCACGAATGCTGTCAACGCACCAATTGGTCGGATAGAGCAGAAAATTATTCCATTCATCTCTGTAGCGGAAAAGCTCGGTGCATTCGCATTTCAGCTCGTCGACGGGCCAATAAGGAGAATCGAAGTCTCGTATTCTGGTGAGCTCGCAACACTTGATACGAAAATGTTGACAATTTCTGCGTTAATCGGTGTTCTATCGAACATCACGGGTGAAAACACGAATATTATTAACGCCCAGGTGATTGCAAAAGAAAAAGGTATCCAGGTCATCGAGTCGAGAGTGGAAGAGACGTCTCAGTATTTCAACACGATCAACGTAAGGATTCATTCGGACGGGATCAAACGGGAAGTGCGTGGTACTGCTTTCCCAGCAAATGAACCGCGGCTCCTGGGCATCGACTCATTCGACGTTGACCTACCGCTAGAGGGCGATTTCCTCATGACTACGCATAACGATGTTCCTGGTGTAATTGGTAAGGTTGGTACAATTCTTGGCAGCAGGGGAATCAATATTGCGAGGATGGGTGTCGGGCGCGAGAGCAGGGGAGGTCGGGCACTCATGTTACTCACTGTCGATGATCCAGTTCCATCGGAGGTCCTCAATGAGGTCAAGAAGCTTGGGGAGTTCCACGAGGTCAGGTATATAGCATTGAGTAAGCTAAAACCAAAGGAATACATGATCTTCTAA